A part of Arachis hypogaea cultivar Tifrunner chromosome 12, arahy.Tifrunner.gnm2.J5K5, whole genome shotgun sequence genomic DNA contains:
- the LOC140176581 gene encoding uncharacterized mitochondrial protein AtMg00810-like, whose translation MDVKNAFLNGDLKKKVYMKPPPGYPCPSNKVCLLRKTLYGLKQAPREWFDKFSTTICSLGFTSSPHENALFIRKSERGVVLLLLYVDDMIITVDDVEGISDLKASLHRTFEMKDLGSLSYFLGLEVISTDDGIYLSQAKYASDLLTRAGITDSRTESTPLEPNVRFTPMDGTVLDNPTLYRQLVGGLVYLTVTRPDITYPVHVLSQFLSSPRTTHYAAVLRILRYIKGTLFHGLYFSAHSSLSLQAYSDADWAGDPTDRRSTTGYCLFLGDALISWRAKKQTFTSRSSTEAEYRALADTTAEVISVRWLLEDLGAPQSSPTDVFCDNRSAIQIAHNDVFHERTKYIEIDCHFVRQHSTRASLLAFFDLFLTLWFVTSGIIVILASSAFQRRRDRHQKPPDAPPLTAGSSLSTSIVPPPEASAAVRSQR comes from the exons atggatgtgaagaatgcatttcttaatggggatttgaaaaagaaagtctatatgaaaccacctccgggatatccttgtccttctaataaggtttgtctccttcgcaagacactttatggacttaagcaagctcctcgtgaatggtttgacaagttcagcactaccatatgcagtcttggttttacttctagccctcatgagaatgcgctcttcattcgtaaaagtgaacgtggagttgttcttctacttttgtatgttgatgacatgatcattactgtgGATGATGTTGagggtatctctgatctcaaggcctcacttcaccgtacctttgagatgaaagatcttggttctctcagctattttcttggtctcgaggtcatctccaccgatgatggcatctatctctctcaggctaagtatgcttcagatcttcttactcgcgctgggattacagatagtcgcactgagtctactcctcttgagcctaatgttcgatttacccctatggatggcactgttttggataatccgactctctatcgacagttagttggcggtctcgtctacttgactgtcacccgaccagacatcacctatccggttcatgtacttagccagttcttgtcatctcctcgtactactcactatgcggcagttctacgtattcttcgctacatcaaaggcactctattccatggcctttatttttctgcccattcctctttgtctcttcaggcttactccgatgctgattgggctggtgatcccactgatcgtcgttctactactggttactgtttgtttcttggcgacgctctcatttcttggcgtgctaagaagcaaacgttcacttctcgctcaagcacagaagctgagtaccgtgccctcgctgacaccactgctgaagttatctcggttcgttggcttctcgaagatttgggtgctcctcagtcgtcccctactgatgttttttgtgataaccgcagtgctattcaaatcgcccataatgatgtgtttcatgaacgcaccaaatacattgagattgattgtcactttgttcgacaac ATTCCACCCGTGCCTCTTTGCTCGCATTTTTCGATCTGTTTctgacgctttggttcgtcacctccGGCATCATTGTGATCCTCGCttcgtcagctttccaacgccgccGAGATCGCCACCAGAAACCCCCGGACGCGCCGCCACTCACCGCTGGAAGTTCGCTATCCACCTCCATTGTTCCTCCTCCAGAAGCTTCAGCAGCCGTTAGATCTCAGCGCTGA